A genome region from Arthrobacter agilis includes the following:
- the ndk gene encoding nucleoside-diphosphate kinase: MSVERTLVLVKPDGVARGLTGTILSRIEAKGYTIAELKQVHASRELLEEHYAEHAGKPFFEPLVEFMLSGPIVAAIFEGQRVIEGFRSLAGATEPTTAAPGTIRGDLGRDWGVKVQQNLVHGSDSAESAEREIGIWFA; the protein is encoded by the coding sequence ATGAGCGTCGAGCGCACCCTTGTCCTCGTCAAGCCCGACGGCGTGGCCCGCGGCCTGACCGGCACCATCCTGTCCCGGATCGAGGCGAAGGGCTACACCATCGCCGAACTCAAGCAGGTCCACGCGAGCCGTGAACTGCTGGAGGAGCACTACGCGGAGCACGCCGGCAAGCCGTTCTTCGAGCCGCTCGTCGAGTTCATGCTCAGCGGGCCGATCGTCGCAGCGATCTTCGAGGGCCAGCGCGTCATCGAGGGCTTCCGCTCCCTGGCGGGAGCCACGGAGCCGACCACGGCGGCGCCCGGCACCATCCGCGGGGACCTCGGCCGTGACTGGGGTGTCAAGGTCCAGCAGAACCTGGTCCACGGGTCCGACTCGGCGGAGTCCGCCGAGCGCGAGATCGGCATCTGGTTCGCCTGA
- a CDS encoding DUF4233 domain-containing protein: MARMTKAQRECRPGMPKKRRSTKIMFASTVLLLEAFVVFFATLAVFGLRRDEIPPALILTSGLILSVVLVLTCAVLTKRWGIALGWVLQLVLIAGGFLEPTMFVVGLAFALTWLYGLRQGRRVDRENVERDRLQAEWEKANPE, from the coding sequence ATGGCACGCATGACCAAGGCCCAGCGCGAGTGTCGGCCCGGGATGCCGAAGAAGCGCCGGTCCACGAAGATCATGTTCGCCTCCACCGTGCTGTTGCTCGAGGCGTTCGTGGTGTTCTTCGCCACGCTCGCCGTCTTCGGGCTGCGCCGCGACGAGATCCCGCCCGCGCTCATCCTGACCTCCGGGCTGATCCTCAGCGTGGTGCTCGTGCTGACGTGCGCCGTGCTGACGAAGCGGTGGGGGATCGCGCTGGGCTGGGTCCTGCAGCTCGTCCTCATCGCGGGCGGCTTCCTCGAGCCGACCATGTTCGTCGTCGGGCTCGCGTTCGCGCTGACCTGGCTCTACGGCCTTCGCCAGGGCAGGCGGGTGGATCGCGAGAACGTGGAGCGGGACCGCCTGCAGGCGGAGTGGGAGAAGGCGAACCCCGAGTAG
- a CDS encoding bifunctional folylpolyglutamate synthase/dihydrofolate synthase yields the protein MDDLNGAGPELDRFSVESVYAELLSRAPEDRMEPRMAPLYRAMEILGEPNKAFPIIHITGTNGKTSTARMIESILLAHDLRTGRFTSPHLSRVTERISIDGEPVADETFVRVWDEIKPYLDIVDGELLVAGEPRLTYFECVTILAFAIFADEPIDVGVIEVGLGGITDATNVGDGQVAVVTPISLDHTELLGDTEEDIALEKAGIIKPGSFLVSAIQPRDAAQVLLDRAREVGAEFRFEGVEFGVESRTVAVGGQVVSLTGLAGRYGELLVPLHGEHQAENAAVAVAAVEAFLGAGERELQTELVRNGLRAVTSPGRLEVVRTAPSIIVDAAHNPAGARAAAKGVSEAFDFSRLVLVIGVLEDKDAAGILAELHEELGGILEDVCLTQSTSPRSVPAADLLQAALSAGFAEENINIAPGLDDALEWAVLKAEENNDLAGGVLVTGSITVVGEARTLLGK from the coding sequence ATGGATGACTTGAACGGGGCGGGCCCCGAGCTCGACCGCTTCTCGGTCGAGAGCGTGTACGCCGAACTGCTGAGCCGGGCGCCGGAGGACAGGATGGAGCCGCGGATGGCTCCGCTGTACCGGGCGATGGAGATCCTCGGGGAGCCGAACAAGGCGTTCCCGATCATCCACATCACCGGCACCAACGGCAAGACCTCGACGGCGCGCATGATCGAGAGCATCCTGCTGGCGCACGATCTCCGCACCGGCCGGTTCACCAGCCCGCACCTGTCGCGCGTGACGGAACGCATCAGCATCGACGGCGAGCCCGTCGCGGACGAGACCTTCGTCCGGGTGTGGGACGAGATCAAGCCCTACCTGGACATCGTCGACGGCGAACTCCTCGTCGCGGGGGAGCCGCGGCTCACGTACTTCGAGTGCGTCACGATCCTCGCGTTCGCGATCTTCGCCGACGAGCCGATCGACGTCGGCGTGATCGAGGTGGGACTCGGCGGGATCACCGATGCCACGAACGTCGGCGACGGCCAGGTGGCGGTCGTCACGCCCATCTCCCTGGACCACACCGAGCTCCTCGGTGACACGGAGGAGGACATCGCCCTCGAGAAGGCGGGCATCATCAAGCCCGGCTCGTTCCTCGTCAGCGCCATCCAGCCCCGGGACGCCGCCCAGGTGCTCCTCGACCGCGCCCGCGAGGTCGGCGCGGAGTTCCGCTTCGAGGGCGTCGAGTTCGGGGTCGAGTCCCGCACGGTCGCCGTCGGCGGACAGGTGGTCTCCCTGACCGGGCTGGCGGGCCGCTACGGTGAGCTGCTGGTGCCCCTGCACGGTGAACACCAGGCGGAGAACGCCGCCGTCGCCGTCGCCGCCGTCGAGGCGTTCCTCGGTGCCGGTGAGCGTGAGCTGCAGACGGAGCTGGTGCGCAACGGACTGCGCGCCGTCACGTCGCCGGGCCGCCTCGAGGTGGTGCGCACCGCGCCGAGCATCATCGTCGACGCCGCCCACAACCCGGCCGGGGCCCGCGCGGCGGCGAAGGGCGTCAGCGAGGCGTTCGATTTCTCCCGGCTCGTGCTGGTCATCGGTGTCCTCGAGGACAAGGACGCCGCGGGGATCCTCGCCGAACTCCACGAGGAGCTCGGCGGCATCCTGGAGGACGTCTGCCTGACGCAGTCCACCTCGCCCCGCTCGGTCCCGGCGGCGGACCTCCTGCAGGCCGCCCTCTCGGCGGGCTTCGCGGAGGAGAACATCAACATCGCCCCGGGTCTCGACGACGCCCTCGAGTGGGCCGTGCTGAAGGCCGAGGAGAACAACGACCTCGCGGGCGGTGTCCTCGTGACCGGCTCCATCACGGTGGTCGGGGAAGCCCGCACGCTCCTAGGGAAGTAG